In one window of Hyla sarda isolate aHylSar1 chromosome 1, aHylSar1.hap1, whole genome shotgun sequence DNA:
- the LOC130309561 gene encoding uncharacterized protein LOC130309561: MELKGLGFIPLLLAFWCAAWLATSYIMTVVLGHAASPLMSISDVGNFFPESILFRIGFIGTSIGTLVLTFLIYKYMVMHTEEFRGHQVLIQRILLAIVWASCFATAVMHVFSPKEYPRIHFVSTIISITCEALYYLGQSIQMYKLPGAKKVIHHSRCTCCGLTFVCVIFYFGYETLKELFYNDEDWDKIREIPIIIIEWVMLLLILINIVTYYSTMQRLLLTVSRNSCTLSLRVKIDDFGV; the protein is encoded by the exons atggagctaaaaggtttggggttcatccccctcctgttggcattttggtgtgcggcctggcttgccaccagctacatcatgacggtcgtcctcggccatgccgcctcgccactgatgagcatcag tgacgtgggaaatttctttcccgaaagcatattattcagaattggattcatagggacgtccattggcactttggtactaacctttcttatttataagtatatggttatgcatactgaagagttcaggggtcatcaggtcctgatccagaggatcctgctggccattgtgtgggcctcctgttttgccacagctgtcatgcatgtattttcccccaaagaatatcccaggatacactttgtcagcacgataatttcaattacatgtgaagccttatactaccttgggcagtccatccagatgtataaattaccaggagcaaaaaaagtcatccaccacagtagatgcacctgctgtggcctgacttttgtctgtgtaattttctattttggatatgaaacattaaaggaattattctataatgatgaagactgggacaagatccgtgaaatccccatcataatcatcgagtgggtgatgcttctactgatcctgataaacatcgtgacctattattccaccatgcagaggttattgttgaccgtctccagaaatagctgcacactctctcttagagtaaaaattgatgacttcggggtgtag